One stretch of Cedecea neteri DNA includes these proteins:
- the trpC gene encoding indole-3-glycerol phosphate synthase TrpC: MSDILSKIIAVKHEEIAAAKKAISLSQLAEQAAAQNHRDFVAALRHKRDAGLAGVIAEVKKASPSKGLIRENFNPAEIAASYQQGGAACLSVLTDVQFFQGSAAYLQQARAACELPVLRKDFIIDPWQVVEARAMGADCILLIVSALEDGQMQELEAQAHELGMAVLVEVHDADELERSLRLTTPLIGVNNRNLRTFETTIETTISLLAQLPADRMVVTESGIATREHVIRLREANVNNFLVGEAFMRADEPGQELAAMFFPGR; this comes from the coding sequence GTGTCCGATATCCTCAGCAAAATTATCGCCGTTAAGCATGAAGAAATTGCCGCCGCTAAAAAAGCAATTTCCCTAAGCCAGCTTGCTGAACAGGCCGCCGCACAGAATCACCGTGATTTTGTTGCCGCGCTGCGCCACAAGCGTGATGCAGGTCTGGCTGGGGTGATTGCCGAAGTGAAAAAGGCCAGCCCGTCGAAAGGGTTGATTCGTGAGAATTTCAATCCTGCTGAGATAGCGGCATCGTATCAACAGGGCGGTGCCGCCTGCCTGTCGGTGCTGACTGATGTGCAGTTCTTCCAGGGCAGCGCGGCTTATCTGCAACAGGCTCGTGCTGCCTGCGAGCTGCCGGTTTTACGCAAAGATTTTATCATCGATCCGTGGCAGGTTGTGGAAGCCCGGGCGATGGGGGCGGATTGCATTCTGCTTATCGTCTCCGCGCTTGAAGACGGCCAGATGCAGGAGCTTGAGGCGCAGGCCCACGAACTGGGCATGGCGGTGCTGGTAGAGGTTCACGATGCCGATGAGCTGGAACGTTCGCTCCGGCTGACCACGCCGCTTATTGGCGTCAACAACCGTAATCTGCGTACCTTCGAAACAACGATCGAAACCACGATTAGCCTGTTAGCTCAGCTTCCGGCGGATCGAATGGTGGTGACCGAGTCCGGCATTGCCACGCGTGAACATGTGATTCGCCTGCGCGAAGCCAACGTGAATAACTTCCTTGTCGGTGAAGCTTTTATGCGGGCAGACGAGCCGGGCCAGGAGCTTGCCGCGATGTTTTTCCCTGGCCGGTAA
- a CDS encoding inorganic triphosphatase, whose translation MAQEIELKFIVNPAALDALRDKLNALPGEHSDPRQLLNIYYETADNQLRRHDMGLRIRGDAGRYEMTMKIAGRVTGGLHQRPEYNVELSKPELDLALLPAEVWPEGLDVAALQAEVKPLFSTDFAREKWVVTHGASRIELALDLGEVKAGEHQTPICELELELLAGETSDLLALAESLVTEPGLRQGSLSKAARGYHLAQGNAVREVKPLGVLYPPAKATVEQGLEGSLELALAHWLYHEELWLSGVKAARQQVIDAVGLVRHALALFGGIIPRKASTHLREQLIALETRFADDEKAEAMVYSAQASSAKLALTRWLVERQWQAFVDEKARAKLDGSFKRFADTHLSRHAAELKETFQRPLGDSYADQLPRLARETDSIRLLAGVYSDAQTQPWLENWQGLRHAIVTRQRIEIEHYRNEAISQAPFWLHSGK comes from the coding sequence ATGGCTCAGGAAATCGAACTCAAATTCATCGTTAACCCTGCTGCGCTCGACGCGCTGCGCGACAAGTTGAATGCCCTGCCAGGCGAGCACAGCGATCCACGGCAGTTGCTCAATATCTATTATGAAACAGCGGATAACCAGCTGCGTCGCCACGACATGGGGCTGCGCATTCGTGGGGATGCCGGGCGCTATGAAATGACGATGAAAATCGCCGGACGCGTGACCGGCGGGCTGCATCAGCGCCCTGAATATAACGTAGAGCTAAGCAAGCCCGAACTGGATCTCGCTTTGCTGCCGGCGGAAGTGTGGCCCGAAGGGCTGGACGTGGCGGCGCTGCAGGCCGAGGTTAAGCCGCTGTTCAGCACCGACTTTGCGCGTGAAAAGTGGGTGGTTACTCACGGTGCGAGCCGTATTGAGCTGGCGCTGGATCTCGGTGAAGTGAAAGCCGGGGAGCACCAGACGCCGATCTGCGAACTCGAACTTGAACTGTTAGCCGGTGAAACGTCAGACCTGCTGGCCCTGGCGGAAAGCCTGGTCACTGAGCCTGGCCTGCGTCAGGGCAGCCTGAGCAAAGCGGCGCGCGGTTATCACCTGGCTCAAGGCAATGCGGTGCGCGAAGTGAAGCCGCTGGGCGTGCTCTACCCACCAGCTAAAGCCACCGTTGAACAAGGTCTGGAAGGTTCCCTGGAGCTGGCGCTCGCTCACTGGCTCTACCATGAAGAGCTGTGGCTTAGCGGCGTGAAAGCGGCCAGACAGCAGGTGATTGATGCCGTGGGCCTGGTGCGTCATGCGCTGGCGCTTTTCGGCGGCATCATCCCAAGAAAAGCGAGCACTCACTTGCGTGAGCAACTGATTGCGCTTGAAACCCGCTTTGCCGACGATGAAAAAGCCGAGGCAATGGTGTACAGCGCGCAGGCAAGCAGCGCCAAACTGGCGTTAACCCGCTGGCTGGTGGAGCGCCAGTGGCAGGCGTTTGTTGATGAAAAAGCGCGCGCTAAGCTGGATGGCTCCTTCAAGCGTTTTGCCGATACTCACCTTTCCCGCCACGCGGCCGAGCTGAAAGAGACCTTCCAGCGCCCGCTGGGAGACAGCTATGCTGACCAGCTGCCACGCCTGGCGCGTGAGACGGATTCTATTCGCCTGCTGGCCGGGGTATACAGCGATGCGCAAACTCAGCCATGGCTGGAAAACTGGCAGGGACTGCGCCACGCCATCGTTACCCGCCAGCGCATCGAAATAGAGCATTACCGAAACGAAGCGATCTCGCAGGCGCCATTCTGGCTGCATAGCGGGAAATAA
- the rpsU gene encoding 30S ribosomal protein S21: protein MPVIKVRENEPFDVALRRFKRSCEKAGVLAEVRRREFYEKPTTERKRAKASAVKRHAKKLARENARRTRLY from the coding sequence ATGCCGGTAATTAAAGTACGTGAAAACGAGCCGTTCGACGTAGCACTGCGTCGCTTCAAGCGTTCATGCGAAAAAGCAGGCGTTCTGGCTGAAGTCCGTCGTCGTGAGTTCTATGAAAAACCAACGACCGAACGTAAGCGCGCTAAAGCTTCTGCTGTGAAACGCCACGCGAAGAAACTGGCTCGCGAAAACGCACGCCGCACTCGTCTGTACTAA
- the folB gene encoding bifunctional dihydroneopterin aldolase/7,8-dihydroneopterin epimerase: MDIVFIEQLSVITTIGVYDWEQTIEQKLVFDIEMAWDNRKAAGSDDVKDCLSYADVSEAVIKHVSGGRFALVERVAEEIAELLLARFNSPWIRLKVSKPGAVAQAANVGVIIERGSNLKPGK; this comes from the coding sequence ATGGACATTGTATTTATAGAGCAGCTTTCGGTAATCACCACCATCGGTGTTTACGACTGGGAACAGACCATTGAACAGAAGCTGGTGTTCGATATCGAAATGGCCTGGGATAACCGCAAAGCCGCGGGCAGCGATGATGTAAAGGATTGCCTCAGCTATGCGGATGTGAGCGAAGCTGTGATTAAGCACGTCAGCGGCGGACGCTTTGCCCTGGTGGAGCGCGTGGCTGAAGAAATAGCGGAACTGCTGCTGGCCCGCTTTAACTCGCCGTGGATTCGCCTGAAGGTGAGTAAGCCAGGGGCGGTAGCTCAGGCCGCTAACGTTGGGGTTATCATCGAGCGTGGCAGTAATCTGAAACCAGGCAAATAA
- the tsaD gene encoding tRNA (adenosine(37)-N6)-threonylcarbamoyltransferase complex transferase subunit TsaD — translation MRVLGIETSCDETGIAIYDDEKGLLANQLYSQVKLHADYGGVVPELASRDHVRKTVPLIQAALKEAGLTAKDIDGVAYTAGPGLVGALLVGATIGRSLAFAWDVPAVPVHHMEGHLLAPMLEDNPPEFPFVALLVSGGHTQLISVTGIGKYELLGESIDDAAGEAFDKTAKLLGLDYPGGPLLSKMAAQGTAGRFTFPRPMTDRPGMDFSFSGLKTFAANTIRDNDADDRTRADIARAFEDAVVDTLAIKCKRALDHTGFKRLVMAGGVSANRTLRAKLAEMMTKRRGEVFYARPEFCTDNGAMIAYAGMIRLKAGTSGELSVSVRPRWPLAELPAA, via the coding sequence ATGCGTGTACTGGGAATCGAAACATCCTGTGATGAAACCGGCATCGCCATTTATGACGATGAGAAAGGGTTATTAGCCAACCAATTGTATAGTCAGGTGAAACTGCACGCTGACTACGGCGGCGTGGTGCCGGAGCTGGCCTCCCGCGATCACGTTCGCAAGACCGTGCCGCTTATCCAGGCCGCGCTGAAAGAAGCCGGATTAACCGCAAAAGATATCGACGGCGTAGCCTATACCGCCGGGCCGGGTCTGGTGGGCGCGCTGCTGGTTGGCGCCACGATTGGCCGCTCGCTGGCGTTTGCCTGGGATGTGCCAGCCGTGCCGGTACACCATATGGAAGGTCACCTGCTGGCTCCGATGCTGGAAGACAATCCGCCCGAGTTTCCGTTTGTCGCGCTGCTGGTTTCCGGCGGCCATACTCAGCTCATCAGCGTGACCGGCATTGGTAAATATGAACTGCTGGGCGAGTCTATCGACGATGCGGCCGGTGAGGCATTTGATAAAACCGCCAAGCTGCTGGGGCTCGACTATCCTGGCGGGCCGCTGCTGTCCAAAATGGCGGCGCAGGGTACGGCGGGGCGCTTTACCTTCCCACGCCCGATGACCGACCGTCCGGGGATGGACTTTAGCTTCTCTGGCCTGAAAACCTTTGCCGCAAACACCATTCGCGATAACGACGCTGACGATCGGACTCGCGCTGATATCGCCCGCGCTTTCGAAGATGCGGTTGTGGACACGCTGGCAATCAAATGTAAACGCGCGCTCGATCATACCGGCTTTAAGCGGCTGGTGATGGCGGGCGGCGTGAGCGCAAACCGTACCCTGCGCGCAAAACTGGCCGAGATGATGACTAAACGCCGCGGCGAAGTGTTTTACGCTCGGCCGGAGTTTTGCACCGACAATGGCGCAATGATTGCCTATGCCGGGATGATTCGCCTGAAAGCCGGCACCTCCGGCGAGTTGAGCGTTAGCGTGCGTCCACGTTGGCCGCTGGCAGAGTTACCCGCCGCCTGA
- the bacA gene encoding undecaprenyl-diphosphate phosphatase, with protein MSDLPTLAIAAILGVVEGLTEFLPVSSTGHMIIVGHLLGFEGQTAETFEVVIQLGSILAVVVMFWRRLFGLIGIHFGRPPEHEGVGTGRLSLIHILLGMIPAVVLGLVLHDAIKSLFNPVNVMYALVVGGVLLIAAECLKPKVPSAVGVDDITYRQAFMIGCFQCLALWPGFSRSGATISGGMLMGVSRYAASEFSFLLAVPMMMGATALDLYKSIGFLTMGDLPMFAVGFVTAFIVALIAIKTFLHLIKRISFIPFAIYRFVVAAVVFFIFT; from the coding sequence ATGAGCGATCTACCAACCTTGGCAATTGCCGCCATTCTTGGCGTTGTTGAAGGGTTAACCGAGTTTTTACCGGTATCGTCTACCGGGCACATGATTATTGTGGGGCATCTTTTAGGCTTTGAGGGGCAGACGGCTGAAACCTTCGAAGTGGTTATCCAGCTTGGCTCTATTCTCGCCGTGGTCGTGATGTTCTGGCGTCGTCTGTTTGGCCTGATTGGCATTCATTTTGGCCGTCCTCCCGAGCATGAAGGGGTAGGCACGGGGCGTCTTTCACTGATTCATATTCTGCTCGGCATGATACCGGCGGTGGTGCTGGGACTTGTTCTTCACGATGCCATTAAATCGCTGTTTAACCCGGTGAATGTGATGTATGCCCTGGTGGTCGGCGGCGTGCTGCTGATTGCGGCGGAATGCCTGAAGCCGAAGGTGCCGAGTGCGGTTGGCGTGGACGACATCACCTACCGTCAGGCATTTATGATTGGCTGCTTCCAGTGTCTGGCGCTTTGGCCGGGCTTCTCTCGTTCCGGGGCAACCATTTCCGGCGGGATGCTGATGGGCGTTAGCCGCTATGCGGCCTCTGAGTTCTCGTTCCTGCTGGCGGTGCCGATGATGATGGGGGCGACGGCGCTTGACCTCTATAAGAGTATCGGCTTCCTGACGATGGGCGACCTGCCAATGTTTGCCGTGGGCTTTGTTACCGCCTTTATCGTCGCGCTTATCGCCATCAAAACCTTCCTGCATCTGATTAAGCGAATTTCGTTTATTCCGTTCGCTATCTACCGCTTCGTGGTAGCCGCAGTGGTGTTCTTTATCTTCACCTAG
- the plsY gene encoding glycerol-3-phosphate 1-O-acyltransferase PlsY translates to MSAIAPGMILLAYLCGSISSAILVCRIAGLPDPRESGSGNPGATNVLRIGGKGAAAAVLIFDVLKGMLPVWAAWALGVTPFWLGLIAIAACLGHIWPVFFKFRGGKGVATAFGAIAPIGWDLTGVMAGTWLLSVLLSGYSSLGAIISALIAPFYVWWFKPQFTFPVAMLSCLILMRHHDNIQRLWRGQETKIWARFKKKKKKTEQE, encoded by the coding sequence ATGAGTGCAATCGCGCCTGGTATGATCCTCCTCGCGTATCTTTGCGGCTCGATTTCTAGCGCCATTCTGGTTTGCCGCATTGCCGGTCTCCCCGATCCACGCGAGAGCGGCTCCGGTAACCCAGGAGCAACCAATGTATTACGCATTGGCGGTAAAGGTGCAGCCGCAGCGGTACTGATTTTTGACGTTCTGAAAGGCATGCTGCCCGTCTGGGCGGCGTGGGCGTTGGGTGTGACCCCCTTCTGGCTTGGCCTGATTGCCATCGCCGCCTGCCTCGGCCATATCTGGCCGGTGTTCTTTAAGTTTCGCGGCGGCAAGGGCGTTGCTACGGCCTTTGGTGCCATTGCGCCTATTGGCTGGGATTTAACCGGCGTGATGGCGGGCACCTGGCTGCTAAGCGTGTTATTAAGCGGCTACTCTTCCCTCGGCGCCATTATCAGCGCGCTTATCGCCCCGTTTTATGTCTGGTGGTTCAAACCACAGTTCACCTTTCCGGTCGCCATGCTTTCCTGCCTGATTCTGATGCGTCACCACGACAATATTCAGCGCCTGTGGCGTGGCCAGGAAACAAAGATCTGGGCGCGGTTTAAGAAGAAAAAGAAAAAAACCGAGCAGGAATAA
- a CDS encoding multifunctional CCA addition/repair protein, which produces MKIYLVGGAVRDGLLKLPVKDKDWVVVGMTPQQMLDEGYEQVGKDFPVFLHPQTHEEYALARTERKSGQGYTGFTCYSAPDVTLEQDLLRRDLTINAIAQDENGEIIDPYNGLADIERRLLRHVSPAFNEDPLRVLRVARFAARYAHLNFQIAPETLALMREMTDNGEIAHLTAERVWKETENALTSRNPQVFFAVLRECGALKVLFPEIDALYGVPAPAKWHPEIDTGIHTLMTLSIAAQLSPEVDVRFATLCHDLGKGLTPKEKWPSHHGHGPAGVKLVEQLCARLRIPNDIRDLAKLVAEFHDLIHTFPILQPKTVIKLFDAIDAWRKPHRVEQIALTSEADARGRTGFEASDYPQGRMLRAAWIAAQSVTNKEVIEAGFSGPAIREELTKRRIKAVAVWKEQHCPQPQG; this is translated from the coding sequence GTGAAGATTTATCTGGTCGGTGGTGCAGTTCGTGATGGGTTATTAAAACTACCGGTTAAGGATAAAGACTGGGTTGTGGTTGGGATGACGCCTCAGCAAATGCTGGATGAAGGCTACGAGCAGGTCGGGAAAGACTTTCCTGTGTTCCTGCATCCGCAAACCCACGAAGAGTATGCGCTGGCCCGTACCGAAAGGAAATCAGGCCAGGGCTATACCGGCTTTACCTGCTATTCAGCCCCGGACGTCACGCTTGAACAGGATCTCCTGCGCCGTGACCTGACGATCAACGCCATTGCCCAGGATGAGAACGGCGAGATTATCGATCCGTATAACGGCCTCGCCGACATCGAGCGTCGCCTGCTGCGCCATGTTTCACCGGCTTTCAATGAAGACCCGCTGCGCGTCCTGCGCGTGGCGCGTTTTGCTGCACGCTACGCCCACCTGAATTTCCAGATAGCGCCAGAAACCCTCGCGCTGATGCGTGAAATGACCGACAACGGTGAAATCGCCCATCTCACCGCCGAACGCGTCTGGAAGGAGACGGAAAACGCCCTCACCAGCCGTAATCCGCAGGTCTTTTTTGCCGTGCTGCGCGAATGCGGCGCCCTGAAAGTCCTGTTCCCGGAAATCGACGCGCTATACGGCGTTCCGGCGCCGGCAAAATGGCACCCGGAAATAGACACCGGCATCCATACGCTGATGACCCTGTCTATTGCCGCGCAGCTTAGCCCGGAGGTAGACGTTCGCTTTGCCACGCTGTGTCACGACCTCGGCAAGGGGTTGACGCCAAAAGAAAAATGGCCAAGCCACCACGGCCACGGCCCGGCGGGCGTTAAGCTTGTGGAGCAACTTTGTGCCCGCCTGCGCATCCCGAATGACATTCGTGACCTGGCAAAACTGGTCGCCGAGTTCCACGACCTGATCCACACCTTCCCGATTTTGCAGCCAAAAACGGTGATAAAGCTGTTCGACGCCATCGACGCCTGGCGTAAGCCGCATCGCGTGGAGCAAATCGCCTTAACCAGCGAGGCCGATGCCCGAGGGCGCACCGGTTTTGAGGCCAGTGATTATCCGCAGGGCAGAATGCTGCGCGCGGCCTGGATTGCGGCGCAGAGCGTAACGAACAAAGAAGTGATTGAAGCTGGATTCAGCGGCCCGGCAATCAGGGAAGAGCTGACGAAGCGGAGAATTAAAGCGGTTGCTGTCTGGAAGGAACAGCACTGCCCCCAGCCGCAAGGCTGA
- the glnE gene encoding bifunctional [glutamate--ammonia ligase]-adenylyl-L-tyrosine phosphorylase/[glutamate--ammonia-ligase] adenylyltransferase, producing MMSLTPLLQQHLQAFLPRLPQEIDSLTLSDEARAVLAISDFVGDSVVAYPAWLQTLQQDAPKADEWQHYAAWLQHDLQDVHDEAALMKALRFFRRRIMVRIAWVQALEQVDTQSTLQQLSVLAETLIVAARDWLYAACCREWGTPCNAAGEPQPLLILGMGKLGGGELNFSSDIDLIFAWPENGSTQGGRRELDNAQFFTRMGQRLIKVLDQPTQDGFVYRVDMRLRPFGDSGPLVLSFAALEDYYQEQGRDWERYAMVKARIMGDNDDVWSQELRNTLRPFVFRRYIDFSVIQSLRNMKGMIAREVRRRGLTDNIKLGAGGIREIEFIVQVFQLIRGGREPALQSRSLLPTLDAIQQLHLLPEEDAQKLRAAYLYLRRLENLLQSINDEQTQTLPGDDLNRARLAWAMQAADWNALQQTLLLHMNDVRQVFNDLIGDDEPEAGEDKVSEAWRELWIDALDADENTAVLSHLTAEARAELLKQVSHFRQEIDKRTIGPRGRQVLDQLLPHLLSEVCSRADAPLTFSRLTPLLFGILTRTTYLELLSEFPGALKHLITLCAASPMIAAQLASYPLLLDELLDPNTLYQPTAMDAYRDELRQYLLRVPDEDEEQQLEALRQFKQAQMLRVAAADIAGTLPVMKVSDHLTWLAEAILDAVVQRAWTQMVARYGQPRHLQDREGRGFAVLGYGKLGGWELGYSSDLDLVFLHDCPMEVMTDGEREIDGRQFYLRLAQRIMHLFSTRTSTGILYEVDARLRPSGAAGMLVTTAESFADYQKNEAWTWEHQALVRARVVYGDPALNRQFDAIRREILCTPREGQALQVEVREMREKMRAHLGNKHRDRFDIKADEGGITDIEFITQYLVLRYASEAPKLTRWSDNVRILELMAQNDIMDESEAKALTHAYVTLRDELHHLALQELPGNVALDAFVEEREQVRRSWQTWLGEPQTHAGA from the coding sequence ATGATGTCGCTGACTCCTTTATTACAGCAGCACCTGCAGGCGTTTTTGCCGCGCCTGCCGCAAGAGATTGACTCCCTGACACTGAGCGACGAAGCTCGCGCGGTGCTGGCGATAAGTGATTTTGTTGGTGACAGCGTGGTGGCGTATCCCGCCTGGCTGCAAACGTTGCAGCAGGACGCGCCGAAGGCTGACGAATGGCAACATTATGCCGCCTGGCTGCAGCATGACTTGCAGGATGTACACGACGAAGCGGCATTAATGAAAGCGCTGCGTTTTTTCCGTCGCCGCATTATGGTGCGCATTGCCTGGGTGCAGGCGCTGGAGCAGGTGGATACCCAAAGCACGCTGCAACAGCTCAGCGTGCTGGCTGAAACGCTTATCGTGGCCGCCCGCGACTGGCTCTATGCTGCCTGCTGTCGCGAGTGGGGCACGCCCTGTAACGCAGCCGGAGAGCCTCAGCCGCTGCTGATCCTCGGCATGGGCAAGCTCGGCGGTGGCGAACTGAATTTCTCTTCCGATATCGACCTGATTTTTGCCTGGCCGGAGAACGGTTCAACCCAGGGCGGGAGGCGCGAGCTCGATAACGCCCAGTTCTTTACCCGCATGGGGCAGCGCCTGATTAAAGTCCTCGACCAGCCTACGCAGGACGGTTTTGTTTACCGCGTGGATATGCGCCTGCGTCCGTTTGGCGACAGCGGCCCGCTGGTGCTCAGCTTTGCCGCGCTGGAAGATTATTACCAGGAGCAGGGGCGCGACTGGGAGCGCTATGCAATGGTGAAAGCGCGCATTATGGGTGACAACGACGACGTGTGGAGCCAGGAGCTGCGCAACACGCTGCGGCCGTTCGTATTCCGCCGCTACATCGACTTTAGCGTGATCCAGTCCCTGCGTAACATGAAGGGCATGATTGCCCGCGAAGTGCGCCGCCGGGGGCTGACGGACAATATTAAGCTCGGGGCGGGCGGTATCCGTGAAATCGAGTTTATCGTTCAGGTCTTCCAGCTCATCCGCGGCGGGCGAGAGCCTGCGCTGCAGTCCCGCTCTCTGCTGCCTACCCTCGACGCCATCCAGCAGCTTCATTTGCTCCCGGAAGAGGATGCGCAGAAACTCCGCGCGGCCTACCTCTATTTGCGTCGGCTGGAAAACCTGCTGCAAAGTATCAACGACGAGCAGACGCAAACCTTGCCGGGGGACGATCTTAATCGCGCTCGCCTGGCCTGGGCGATGCAGGCCGCAGACTGGAATGCGCTTCAGCAGACGCTGCTGCTGCATATGAACGACGTGCGCCAGGTCTTTAATGACCTGATTGGCGACGATGAGCCCGAAGCCGGGGAGGATAAAGTCTCTGAGGCATGGCGTGAACTGTGGATTGACGCCCTGGACGCCGATGAAAATACGGCGGTGCTAAGTCATTTAACTGCTGAGGCACGGGCCGAATTACTCAAGCAAGTTAGCCATTTCCGTCAGGAGATCGACAAGCGCACTATTGGCCCACGTGGCCGCCAGGTGCTGGATCAGCTGCTGCCGCACCTGCTGAGCGAAGTCTGTTCCCGGGCCGACGCGCCGTTGACGTTTTCCCGCTTAACGCCGTTGCTGTTTGGCATTCTCACCCGCACGACCTATCTGGAGCTGCTCAGCGAATTCCCCGGCGCGCTCAAGCACCTGATCACACTCTGTGCGGCCTCGCCGATGATTGCCGCGCAGCTTGCCAGCTACCCGCTGCTGCTTGATGAATTGCTCGATCCCAACACGCTGTACCAGCCAACGGCAATGGATGCTTATCGCGACGAACTCCGTCAGTACCTGCTGCGAGTGCCGGACGAAGACGAAGAGCAGCAGCTCGAAGCGTTACGCCAGTTCAAACAGGCCCAGATGCTGCGTGTGGCGGCAGCCGATATCGCCGGAACCTTGCCGGTCATGAAGGTTAGCGACCATTTGACCTGGCTTGCCGAGGCTATTCTGGATGCGGTGGTTCAGCGAGCCTGGACGCAAATGGTGGCGCGCTACGGTCAGCCCCGGCATCTGCAGGACAGAGAAGGCCGTGGCTTTGCCGTGCTGGGATACGGAAAACTGGGCGGCTGGGAACTGGGCTACAGTTCCGATCTGGATTTGGTCTTCCTGCACGATTGCCCGATGGAAGTCATGACGGACGGCGAGCGGGAAATCGATGGTCGCCAGTTCTACCTGCGCCTTGCCCAGCGCATTATGCACCTGTTCAGCACGCGAACCTCGACCGGTATTCTGTACGAAGTCGATGCTCGTCTCAGGCCATCCGGTGCGGCAGGAATGCTGGTGACTACGGCAGAATCCTTTGCCGATTATCAGAAAAATGAAGCCTGGACCTGGGAGCATCAGGCGCTGGTCCGGGCCCGCGTTGTTTACGGTGACCCGGCGCTTAACCGCCAGTTTGATGCCATTCGTCGCGAGATCCTTTGCACGCCACGAGAAGGGCAGGCGCTGCAGGTTGAAGTGCGCGAGATGCGTGAAAAAATGCGCGCGCATCTGGGCAATAAACACCGCGATCGTTTTGATATTAAAGCCGATGAAGGCGGTATCACTGACATCGAATTTATTACGCAATATCTGGTGCTGCGCTATGCCAGCGAAGCGCCGAAGCTTACCCGCTGGTCTGATAACGTCCGCATTCTGGAGCTGATGGCGCAGAACGACATTATGGACGAAAGCGAGGCCAAAGCTCTGACCCACGCCTATGTCACGCTGCGCGATGAATTGCACCATCTGGCGTTACAGGAATTGCCTGGGAACGTTGCGCTGGACGCTTTCGTTGAAGAACGTGAGCAGGTGCGCCGCAGCTGGCAAACCTGGCTTGGCGAGCCGCAAACGCACGCCGGGGCGTAA
- a CDS encoding TIGR04211 family SH3 domain-containing protein, translating to MQKLRLICLTLLSLSVSVVAHAEEKRYVSDELNTWVRSGPGDNYRLVGTVNAGEQVTLLQSNEETKYGQVRDSNGRTSWIPLAQLSTNPSLRTRVPDLENQVKTLTDKLNNIDTTWNQRTAEMQQKVAQSDTVINGLKDENQQLKNQLIVAKKKVDAANVQLDDKQRAIIMQWFMYGGGVAGFGLLIGLLLPHMIPSRKKKDRWMN from the coding sequence ATGCAGAAATTACGCCTGATTTGCCTCACTTTGCTGTCCCTTAGCGTTTCCGTCGTGGCTCATGCCGAAGAAAAACGTTATGTCTCTGATGAATTGAACACCTGGGTCCGCAGTGGCCCGGGCGATAACTACCGCCTGGTTGGCACCGTCAACGCAGGGGAACAAGTCACGCTGCTGCAAAGCAATGAAGAAACGAAATACGGCCAGGTACGCGACAGCAACGGGCGCACTTCCTGGATCCCGCTTGCTCAGCTGAGCACCAATCCAAGCCTGCGTACCCGCGTACCCGATCTGGAAAACCAGGTCAAAACGCTGACCGACAAGCTGAATAACATCGACACAACCTGGAACCAGCGTACCGCTGAAATGCAGCAGAAGGTTGCCCAGAGCGACACCGTGATTAACGGCCTGAAGGACGAGAATCAGCAGCTTAAAAACCAGCTAATCGTCGCCAAGAAAAAGGTGGATGCCGCCAACGTCCAGCTTGACGATAAACAGCGCGCCATCATCATGCAGTGGTTTATGTACGGCGGCGGTGTGGCTGGGTTTGGCCTGCTGATTGGCCTGCTGCTTCCGCACATGATCCCAAGCCGTAAGAAGAAAGACCGCTGGATGAACTAA